A part of Desulfobacter sp. genomic DNA contains:
- a CDS encoding DUF503 domain-containing protein: protein MVVGVGTIKIKLFGIDSLKAKRKIMKSMIARIANRFNVSVAETGCNDSLEWGEIGFSVVGNDGRRINAKIDKIFNTAYGMGTAYIADTTMEIIHI, encoded by the coding sequence ATGGTTGTGGGGGTGGGAACCATAAAGATCAAGCTGTTTGGCATTGATTCTCTCAAGGCAAAGCGGAAAATCATGAAATCCATGATTGCCCGCATTGCCAACCGATTTAATGTTTCAGTGGCCGAAACCGGCTGCAACGACAGCCTGGAATGGGGGGAAATCGGATTTTCCGTCGTGGGTAACGATGGCAGGAGGATCAACGCCAAAATAGATAAAATTTTCAATACGGCATATGGCATGGGAACCGCCTATATTGCCGACACAACAATGGAGATCATCCATATTTAG
- a CDS encoding kinase/pyrophosphorylase, translated as MIDQLIPNKFQMIYIASCGEGINAFHLVESTLVQFPDSDITVVKMPHIRTESQVDELIDKVKDIESLIVHTIVNAQLRKYLTRKGLENHIVTIDLMGPIISKIETFLDQPPLETPGLYREIHQVDLQQVSAIDFALAHDDGLNPDSLTDSEIVLVGLSRAGKTPLSMYMGVMGWKVANIPYVPGVPMPMTLDHVDRRRVIALNINCEQLLAHRKMRQESLGANDIYAYSGREEIEEEIRNAQRYYITKGFSMINVSNKPIETSAEEIAEMITRRFKADAHFPS; from the coding sequence ATGATAGACCAGCTTATACCCAATAAGTTTCAGATGATTTACATTGCCTCCTGCGGGGAAGGCATCAATGCCTTCCACCTGGTGGAATCCACCCTGGTTCAATTTCCGGATTCGGATATCACCGTGGTAAAAATGCCCCATATCAGAACAGAAAGCCAGGTGGACGAACTTATCGACAAGGTAAAAGATATTGAAAGCCTCATTGTTCATACCATTGTGAATGCCCAGCTTCGCAAGTACCTTACCCGCAAGGGGCTTGAGAACCACATTGTGACCATCGATCTTATGGGGCCCATTATTTCAAAAATAGAAACCTTTCTCGACCAGCCCCCCCTTGAAACCCCGGGCCTCTACCGGGAAATCCACCAGGTGGATCTCCAGCAAGTTTCTGCCATCGATTTTGCCCTGGCCCATGACGACGGCCTCAATCCCGACTCCCTCACCGATTCGGAAATTGTTTTGGTCGGGCTGTCCAGGGCAGGAAAAACCCCATTGTCCATGTACATGGGGGTCATGGGGTGGAAAGTGGCCAATATCCCCTATGTGCCGGGAGTGCCCATGCCCATGACCCTGGACCATGTGGACCGGCGTCGTGTGATTGCGCTGAATATCAACTGCGAGCAGCTTTTGGCCCACAGGAAAATGCGCCAGGAAAGCCTTGGTGCAAATGATATCTACGCCTATTCCGGCCGGGAGGAAATCGAAGAAGAAATCCGCAATGCACAGCGGTACTATATTACCAAGGGTTTTTCCATGATCAACGTCAGCAACAAGCCCATTGAGACCAGTGCGGAAGAGATTGCTGAGATGATCACCCGGCGGTTTAAGGCGGACGCCCATTTCCCGAGTTAA
- a CDS encoding protein-glutamate O-methyltransferase CheR yields MNSILLSKKEFSELQQMVYAISGINLHEGKLELLKSKIAKRMRVTKKSFGEYLAYLRNSEHEVIEFIDTVTTNHSFFFRENKSISHIVSQLAAEPDARRREFKIWCAACSTGDEPYSIAVQMAALGLDFSIKATDISHSVLATANRGIYRNDKLKNVPLPLLHRYFQKGSGKYKGFVRVKKEIASRVVFERFNLVTDPPSSDLFDAISCRNVMIYFDLPTSEKVVNKLYGCVRPRGFFAIGNAESLMNLNHRFKSISKIPSLYVK; encoded by the coding sequence ATGAATTCCATACTTCTCTCAAAGAAAGAGTTCAGTGAATTACAGCAGATGGTATATGCCATATCCGGAATCAACCTGCACGAAGGCAAACTTGAGTTATTAAAATCCAAAATTGCCAAACGGATGAGGGTGACTAAAAAATCCTTTGGGGAATACCTTGCCTACCTGCGTAACAGTGAACATGAGGTGATCGAGTTCATTGACACGGTCACCACCAACCACTCTTTTTTTTTCAGGGAAAACAAGAGCATATCCCATATTGTCAGCCAGCTGGCGGCGGAACCCGATGCACGGAGGCGGGAATTCAAAATCTGGTGCGCCGCCTGCTCCACCGGTGATGAACCCTATTCCATAGCGGTTCAGATGGCTGCCCTTGGCCTTGACTTTTCCATCAAGGCCACGGACATTTCCCACTCGGTCCTGGCCACGGCAAACCGGGGAATTTACAGGAATGACAAACTCAAAAACGTCCCCCTGCCCCTGCTCCACCGGTATTTCCAAAAGGGCTCGGGCAAATACAAGGGCTTTGTCCGGGTCAAAAAAGAAATTGCCTCCAGGGTTGTTTTTGAGCGGTTCAACCTTGTCACCGACCCGCCGTCTTCAGACCTGTTTGATGCGATTTCATGCAGAAACGTAATGATCTATTTTGATCTGCCCACCAGCGAAAAAGTGGTAAACAAGCTCTACGGGTGCGTCCGCCCCAGGGGATTCTTTGCCATCGGAAATGCCGAAAGCCTGATGAATCTGAATCACAGGTTTAAATCCATATCCAAGATCCCCAGCCTCTACGTCAAATAA
- a CDS encoding response regulator, which produces MRLIYLLLTVFFLMSTSPCPARDFMVTFVEENYKETEVPFSHRPKIYHTLQVRSDAGPKLLILSGDSQEYRKWLRQYISRDKRFMVQVPDEKNDDFVGSRVFKIEVTRVHPFNGKKWTPGTGEQKGTKTKEKPKQIRTIFGNQNVMVIDRNMKRSGLIASVITRMGYNAMVSRDGGQALEVFKVQPEKFKMIITNHDIQGMAADQFIDNLLKIDYQIPILVETGYNNDPLKERFLSKFSGAGSVTIKPVVLDDLQKTINQLVKPVKVNG; this is translated from the coding sequence ATGAGACTGATTTATCTGCTTTTGACTGTATTTTTTCTAATGAGTACATCTCCATGTCCGGCCAGGGACTTCATGGTGACCTTTGTGGAGGAAAACTATAAAGAGACCGAGGTCCCTTTTTCACACCGTCCAAAGATTTATCATACCCTTCAAGTCCGATCCGATGCCGGCCCCAAGCTGCTGATACTTTCCGGCGACTCCCAGGAATACCGCAAGTGGTTGAGACAGTATATTTCCAGGGACAAACGTTTCATGGTCCAGGTGCCGGATGAAAAAAACGACGATTTTGTGGGGTCCCGTGTATTTAAGATAGAGGTTACCCGGGTCCATCCTTTTAACGGGAAAAAGTGGACGCCGGGCACAGGGGAGCAAAAAGGAACTAAAACAAAGGAAAAACCCAAGCAGATACGTACCATTTTCGGTAACCAGAATGTCATGGTCATTGACAGGAACATGAAGCGGAGCGGTTTGATTGCCTCGGTGATTACACGCATGGGGTATAACGCCATGGTATCAAGGGACGGCGGACAGGCCCTGGAGGTGTTCAAGGTTCAGCCGGAAAAATTTAAGATGATCATCACCAATCATGACATCCAGGGCATGGCAGCAGATCAGTTCATCGACAATCTGCTTAAAATTGACTATCAGATCCCCATCCTGGTTGAAACCGGGTACAATAATGATCCGCTCAAGGAGCGATTCCTGTCCAAGTTTTCAGGTGCCGGCAGCGTGACAATCAAGCCGGTGGTTCTGGACGATCTGCAAAAAACCATCAATCAATTGGTCAAGCCTGTGAAGGTAAACGGATAA
- a CDS encoding pyruvate, phosphate dikinase, which produces MTQYIFEFGPEKTDGDASQKDLLGGKGANLAEMARLGLPVPPGFTISTECCNHYFDLNGHFPDTLEAETMTAMVNIEKQTGMGFGDPANPLLISCRSGARSSMPGMMETILNVGLCSTTIPGLIQKTGNEWFVYDAYRRLIMMYSDVVMEKAEQIKPEDGMGIRLNLEMMMNNLKNDKGYDNDTDITTEDMKALCDRFKKRIREYLNVDFPDDPREQLMGAIGAVFKSWNGKRAVSYRRIEHIPDNWGTAVNVQAMVFGNMGDTSATGVAFTRDPATGDNKFYGEWLVNAQGEDVVAGIRTPNPLNNDTKNAQNKHLPSLEEAMPELYNQLFDIRNMLEAHYSDMQDIEFTIQEGRLYMLQCRVGKRTATAALNMAMDMLEEGTIDEKTMVCRLDPKILDDLLHPIVDPAEENSAVQIAEGLPAGPGGAWGQIVFTAEDAVRWAKADKKVILVREETNPEDIEGMRAAAAILTARGGMTSHAALVARGWGKCCIVGAGALKIDFETKELRVGTRVFKEGDYFTLNGTKGVVYDGRLKMKDASENPKFQKFMAIADKYRTMGVRTNADTPDDARTAVEFGAEGIGLFRTEHMFYGSDSDRPLFLLRKMILSKTLEERREALDELFPFVKKEIGATLSVMDNMPVTMRLLDPPLHEFVPQAEENQREIAEALRIDIEEVENRSEHLMESNPMIGHRGVRLGITYPEITHMQVKAIFEACAELIQEGKNPQPEIMVPVTCNEKELAFTKKIVTQCHDDALAKYGMEAIPHMFGTMIEIPRAALIADKMADYAEFFSFGTNDLTQMTFGFSRDDIGSFMNDYIDNAILNSDPFETLDQEAVGSLITTAVERGRITRPGIKLGICGEHGGDPESVAFCHKAGLTYVSCSPYRVPIARLAAAQAAILTP; this is translated from the coding sequence ATGACCCAATATATTTTTGAGTTCGGTCCCGAAAAGACTGATGGGGACGCCTCCCAGAAAGATCTCCTGGGCGGCAAAGGCGCCAATCTTGCCGAAATGGCCAGACTCGGCCTTCCGGTTCCACCCGGCTTTACCATTTCAACTGAGTGCTGCAACCATTACTTTGATCTCAACGGTCATTTTCCCGACACCCTTGAAGCCGAAACCATGACCGCCATGGTAAATATTGAAAAACAAACCGGTATGGGGTTCGGCGATCCTGCCAACCCCCTGCTCATCTCCTGCCGGTCCGGGGCCAGAAGCTCCATGCCCGGCATGATGGAAACCATCCTCAATGTAGGCCTGTGCTCAACCACCATCCCGGGGTTGATCCAGAAAACCGGCAATGAATGGTTTGTATACGACGCCTACCGCCGGCTAATCATGATGTATTCCGATGTGGTCATGGAAAAAGCCGAACAAATAAAACCGGAAGACGGCATGGGCATCCGGCTCAACCTTGAGATGATGATGAACAATCTCAAGAATGACAAAGGCTATGACAATGACACGGATATTACCACAGAGGACATGAAAGCCCTGTGCGACCGGTTTAAAAAAAGGATCCGGGAATATCTGAATGTGGATTTCCCCGACGATCCCAGGGAACAGCTCATGGGCGCCATCGGTGCCGTATTTAAAAGCTGGAACGGCAAAAGGGCCGTTTCCTACCGCCGCATCGAACATATCCCGGACAACTGGGGCACGGCCGTCAATGTCCAGGCCATGGTTTTCGGCAATATGGGGGACACCTCTGCCACAGGCGTGGCCTTTACCCGCGATCCGGCAACTGGGGATAATAAATTTTACGGGGAATGGCTGGTCAACGCCCAGGGCGAAGATGTGGTGGCCGGCATCCGGACTCCCAACCCCCTGAACAACGACACTAAAAACGCCCAGAACAAGCACCTGCCTTCGCTGGAAGAGGCCATGCCTGAATTATACAATCAGCTTTTTGATATCCGCAACATGCTGGAAGCCCATTACAGTGACATGCAGGATATTGAATTCACCATCCAGGAGGGGCGCCTCTACATGCTTCAATGCCGGGTCGGGAAACGCACGGCTACAGCGGCCCTGAACATGGCCATGGACATGCTGGAAGAAGGGACCATTGACGAAAAAACCATGGTCTGCCGCCTTGATCCCAAAATCCTGGACGATCTGCTCCACCCCATTGTGGACCCTGCAGAAGAGAACTCTGCCGTTCAGATCGCCGAAGGACTGCCTGCAGGTCCCGGAGGGGCCTGGGGACAGATAGTGTTCACGGCTGAAGATGCGGTACGATGGGCCAAGGCCGATAAAAAAGTGATTCTGGTCCGGGAGGAAACCAACCCGGAGGACATTGAAGGCATGCGGGCCGCAGCCGCCATTCTCACCGCCCGGGGAGGCATGACCTCCCATGCAGCCCTTGTGGCACGGGGCTGGGGCAAATGCTGCATCGTGGGGGCCGGCGCCCTGAAAATCGATTTTGAAACCAAGGAACTCCGGGTGGGTACCCGGGTGTTTAAAGAAGGGGATTACTTCACCCTCAACGGCACCAAAGGGGTGGTTTACGATGGGCGGCTTAAAATGAAGGACGCGTCTGAAAACCCCAAATTCCAGAAATTCATGGCCATCGCGGACAAATACAGGACCATGGGGGTCAGAACCAATGCCGACACCCCGGACGATGCCAGAACCGCGGTTGAATTCGGTGCCGAAGGCATCGGACTATTCCGTACCGAGCATATGTTCTACGGGTCCGACTCCGACCGGCCCCTCTTTTTGCTGCGGAAGATGATTCTGAGCAAAACCCTGGAAGAACGCCGGGAAGCCCTGGACGAACTGTTTCCCTTCGTGAAAAAGGAAATCGGCGCCACCCTATCGGTCATGGACAATATGCCTGTAACCATGCGGCTGCTGGACCCCCCGCTCCATGAATTTGTGCCCCAGGCCGAAGAAAACCAGCGGGAAATCGCAGAGGCCCTGAGAATCGATATTGAAGAAGTGGAAAACAGAAGCGAACACCTCATGGAGTCCAACCCCATGATCGGGCACCGGGGGGTGCGGCTCGGCATTACCTATCCTGAAATCACCCATATGCAGGTCAAGGCCATTTTCGAGGCCTGTGCAGAACTGATCCAGGAAGGCAAAAATCCCCAACCGGAAATCATGGTGCCGGTAACCTGCAATGAAAAAGAACTGGCATTCACAAAAAAAATCGTCACCCAATGCCATGATGACGCCCTGGCCAAGTACGGAATGGAAGCCATCCCCCATATGTTCGGCACCATGATTGAAATTCCCAGGGCAGCCCTCATTGCTGACAAGATGGCCGATTACGCTGAATTTTTCTCCTTTGGCACCAACGATTTGACCCAGATGACATTCGGTTTTTCCAGGGACGACATCGGCTCCTTCATGAACGATTACATCGATAACGCCATCCTCAACTCCGACCCCTTTGAAACCCTGGATCAGGAAGCCGTGGGCAGCCTCATCACAACTGCCGTAGAACGGGGCAGAATCACCCGGCCCGGAATCAAACTGGGCATCTGCGGCGAACATGGCGGAGATCCCGAATCTGTGGCATTCTGCCACAAGGCCGGACTCACCTATGTCTCCTGTTCTCCCTATCGGGTGCCCATTGCCCGGCTGGCAGCGGCCCAGGCCGCAATTCTCACCCCTTAG
- a CDS encoding ABC-F family ATP-binding cassette domain-containing protein, translated as MLNIESISKGFGDQILFDDTGMQINPGERVGLVGRNGHGKTTLLNMIAGLDHPDEGRISVPSGYRMGVLSQHIKFEKNTVLEEAMMGLPEHERDHFWKAEKILAGLGFSNTAMQKDPMAFSGGYQVRLNLAKVLVSEPDLLILDEPTNYLDITSIRWISRFLISWPREVLLVTHDRGFMDNVVTHVVGVHRKKMRKIQGNTEKYYLQVAQDEEIYEKTRQNEAKRKKEIEQFITRFRAKARLANMVQSRIKTLSKLETKDKLAELKNLDFSFNSLPFSGKQVITAKDLTFGYEKTAPLIRDFSLTVYPGDRLAVIGKNGKGKTTLLKLLNQTMAPDAGWIKNNPGVEHGYFEQTNVQSLNPSFTIEEELLHSNPDTERQAARNICGAMMFEQDAALKKISVLSGGEKARVMLGKLLIRPLNLLLLDEPSNHLDIEACDAFVAALNHFEGAVVLVTHNEMFLHALANRLVVFKEDGIDVFEGTYQEFLDKEGWEDEGALPAKKSREPKLSRKELKKKKSELVAAKSKKLSPLKKEISRLEDQIEAREERVAAVNRDLMAASERQDGNKIQELSKALAGLESEIEAFFERLEEKSELAESVEQDFNRQMSELERC; from the coding sequence ATGCTGAATATAGAATCCATATCCAAAGGCTTTGGGGACCAGATCCTGTTCGATGATACGGGGATGCAGATCAATCCCGGAGAACGTGTGGGGCTTGTGGGCCGCAACGGACACGGAAAAACCACCCTGCTCAATATGATCGCTGGGCTGGACCATCCCGACGAAGGACGAATTTCGGTTCCAAGCGGGTACCGCATGGGGGTGTTGTCCCAGCATATAAAGTTTGAAAAAAACACGGTATTGGAAGAAGCCATGATGGGGCTTCCCGAGCATGAGCGGGACCACTTCTGGAAGGCTGAAAAGATTCTGGCCGGTCTGGGATTTTCCAATACAGCCATGCAAAAGGATCCCATGGCATTTTCAGGCGGTTATCAGGTCCGCCTGAACCTGGCTAAGGTTTTGGTTTCCGAGCCGGATCTGCTCATTTTGGACGAACCCACCAACTATTTGGACATTACCTCCATAAGATGGATTTCCAGGTTTTTGATTTCCTGGCCCAGGGAAGTGCTCCTGGTGACCCATGACAGGGGGTTCATGGACAATGTGGTCACCCATGTGGTGGGCGTCCACCGAAAGAAAATGCGTAAGATCCAGGGCAACACCGAGAAATACTACCTCCAGGTTGCCCAGGATGAGGAGATCTATGAAAAAACCCGCCAGAATGAGGCCAAGCGCAAGAAGGAAATTGAGCAGTTCATTACACGGTTCCGTGCCAAGGCCCGGCTGGCCAACATGGTCCAGTCCCGGATAAAAACCCTGTCCAAACTGGAAACCAAGGACAAGCTGGCCGAGTTGAAAAATTTGGATTTCAGTTTTAACAGCCTGCCCTTTTCGGGAAAGCAGGTAATTACGGCCAAGGATCTGACCTTTGGGTATGAAAAAACGGCCCCGCTGATCCGGGACTTTTCCCTGACGGTCTATCCAGGTGACCGACTGGCCGTGATCGGAAAGAACGGTAAGGGTAAAACCACCCTGCTTAAATTGCTCAACCAGACCATGGCACCGGATGCCGGATGGATAAAAAACAATCCGGGGGTAGAACACGGCTATTTTGAGCAGACCAATGTCCAGTCCTTGAACCCTTCATTCACCATAGAAGAGGAACTGCTCCATTCCAATCCAGACACGGAACGCCAGGCGGCCAGGAATATCTGCGGCGCTATGATGTTCGAGCAGGATGCGGCGCTAAAAAAAATATCTGTTCTGTCAGGGGGGGAAAAGGCAAGGGTGATGCTGGGCAAGCTGTTGATCCGCCCGTTAAACCTTCTGCTGCTGGACGAGCCGTCAAACCATCTGGATATTGAAGCCTGTGATGCCTTTGTGGCCGCATTGAACCACTTTGAAGGGGCTGTGGTGCTGGTCACCCATAACGAAATGTTTCTCCATGCATTGGCCAACCGGCTTGTGGTGTTTAAGGAAGACGGCATTGATGTGTTTGAGGGAACCTACCAGGAATTCCTTGATAAGGAAGGATGGGAGGATGAAGGCGCATTGCCTGCAAAAAAGTCCAGGGAGCCCAAGCTGTCCAGAAAAGAACTGAAAAAGAAGAAATCCGAACTGGTGGCGGCCAAGTCCAAAAAATTGTCTCCTTTAAAAAAGGAGATTTCAAGACTGGAAGATCAAATTGAAGCCAGGGAGGAGCGGGTGGCTGCCGTGAATAGGGACTTGATGGCGGCCTCGGAACGCCAGGACGGAAACAAAATTCAGGAATTGTCCAAGGCCCTTGCAGGGCTGGAGTCTGAGATCGAGGCGTTCTTTGAGCGTCTTGAAGAGAAAAGTGAACTTGCAGAATCTGTGGAACAGGATTTTAACCGGCAAATGTCGGAATTAGAAAGGTGCTAA
- the pilB gene encoding type IV-A pilus assembly ATPase PilB, producing MANGVKTKTGSSLKSTIKDQSGAGKTRIGEILSKEGQITSIQLNEALATHKKTQERLSSILLSKGYIDPDTIVNVLGRLYNYSVVRFSQIKGDKAAMEALPYETAKTDLVFPLKVSGDDLVVAMAEPTDTEAVEALGKATGKNIQVKVATENDIIQSYRDFYKISDDEYKSFLHFEDDVEDEEPVTSVDDFGSLVSEAAEEVEVSAADMDDGKDEFMASDAPIIKLVNGILTKAINDGVSDIHIEPFEKSFQVRYRLDGGMYKAMNLPLSIKNAVISRIKILASLDIAERRVPQDGRIKLKFGKKKSVDFRVSTLPTLFGESIVMRILDQSALSIDLTRLGFEHGTFEMLKRCINRPYGLLLVTGPTGSGKTTTLYSILNRLNKDDIKILTAEDPVEFNFKGINQVPVKEEVGMTFAAALKAFLRQDPDIIMVGEIRDIDTAEIAIKAAMTGHLVFATLHTNDCPSTIGRLADIGIPSYMLASSVTMVLSQRLARRLCPECKQVVTGHNPQDLEMYGFNKDEIDDLTIYGPKGCAHCNGTGYKGRVGLYELMEVTDEVGKAISAEVPEDQLRKVAVSEGMITLRDAGLVKIKSSETSLDEVLKKTTITKEALPAYLVNPDVEQYEDKDVIIREGNTDIDFFKLVQGSVYVVKGGKMIAEISQPGDYFGEMSAITGDPRSASIISKGRAKVKRFPGDKLGEIIEKYPEVAQHLFSVLADRLHAADKKIVTIYNQIRKRKAAN from the coding sequence ATGGCTAATGGTGTAAAGACAAAAACCGGTTCCAGCCTTAAATCCACAATTAAGGACCAGTCCGGTGCCGGAAAGACCCGAATAGGTGAAATTCTGTCCAAAGAGGGGCAGATTACCAGTATCCAGCTTAATGAAGCCCTGGCGACCCATAAAAAGACCCAGGAACGCCTCTCCAGTATCCTGCTGAGCAAAGGATATATTGATCCGGATACCATTGTCAATGTGCTGGGCCGGCTCTACAATTACAGTGTTGTAAGGTTCTCCCAAATCAAGGGCGATAAGGCGGCAATGGAGGCTCTGCCCTACGAGACCGCCAAAACAGATCTGGTATTTCCCTTAAAAGTATCCGGCGATGACCTTGTGGTCGCCATGGCCGAACCAACGGATACCGAAGCGGTGGAAGCCCTGGGTAAGGCAACCGGAAAGAATATCCAGGTTAAGGTTGCCACTGAAAACGACATCATACAGTCCTACAGGGATTTCTATAAGATATCCGACGATGAATATAAGAGTTTTCTGCATTTTGAAGATGATGTGGAAGATGAAGAGCCTGTTACCTCGGTGGACGACTTTGGATCACTCGTGTCTGAGGCGGCTGAGGAAGTCGAGGTCAGTGCTGCGGACATGGATGACGGCAAGGACGAGTTCATGGCCTCGGATGCGCCCATCATCAAGCTGGTTAACGGCATTCTGACCAAGGCCATTAACGACGGGGTGTCGGATATCCACATCGAACCCTTTGAAAAGTCCTTCCAGGTACGATATCGTTTGGACGGCGGGATGTACAAGGCCATGAACCTGCCCCTGTCCATTAAAAACGCAGTCATCTCCAGGATTAAAATCCTGGCTTCCCTGGATATTGCTGAACGAAGAGTCCCCCAGGACGGGCGGATAAAGCTCAAATTCGGTAAGAAAAAATCTGTGGATTTCCGGGTGTCCACCCTGCCCACGCTCTTCGGCGAGAGTATTGTTATGCGTATTCTTGACCAGAGCGCCCTGAGCATTGATCTGACCCGGCTGGGGTTTGAGCACGGCACCTTTGAGATGCTCAAACGCTGTATCAACAGGCCCTACGGACTGCTTCTGGTTACAGGGCCCACAGGTTCGGGTAAAACAACAACCCTGTACTCCATTTTGAACCGGCTCAACAAGGATGATATAAAGATTCTTACCGCCGAAGATCCGGTGGAGTTCAACTTTAAAGGGATCAACCAGGTGCCTGTGAAAGAGGAGGTGGGCATGACCTTTGCCGCCGCCCTCAAAGCCTTTCTCCGCCAGGATCCGGATATCATCATGGTGGGCGAGATCCGGGATATTGATACCGCAGAAATCGCCATCAAAGCGGCTATGACCGGCCATCTGGTCTTTGCCACCCTTCATACCAACGACTGCCCCTCGACCATCGGCCGTCTGGCTGACATTGGTATCCCTTCCTACATGCTGGCATCTTCGGTTACCATGGTCCTCTCCCAGCGCCTGGCCCGCCGCCTTTGTCCTGAGTGCAAACAGGTGGTCACCGGCCACAATCCGCAGGACCTGGAGATGTACGGATTCAACAAGGATGAGATTGATGATCTCACCATTTACGGCCCCAAGGGCTGTGCCCATTGCAATGGTACCGGCTACAAGGGCAGGGTGGGGCTTTACGAGTTGATGGAGGTGACAGATGAGGTCGGCAAGGCCATTTCGGCGGAGGTCCCCGAAGACCAGCTTCGAAAGGTCGCCGTTTCCGAAGGCATGATCACCCTGAGGGATGCGGGGCTGGTGAAAATCAAATCCTCTGAAACCTCCCTGGACGAGGTGCTCAAGAAAACCACCATCACCAAAGAAGCACTGCCGGCCTACCTGGTGAACCCCGATGTCGAACAGTACGAGGACAAGGATGTCATCATCCGGGAAGGCAACACGGATATTGATTTTTTCAAATTGGTCCAGGGATCGGTATATGTCGTAAAGGGCGGGAAGATGATCGCCGAAATTTCACAACCCGGGGATTATTTCGGGGAAATGTCAGCCATCACCGGCGATCCCAGGTCGGCCTCCATTATCTCCAAGGGGCGGGCCAAGGTAAAACGGTTCCCCGGGGACAAGCTGGGAGAGATCATTGAAAAATATCCGGAAGTGGCACAACATCTATTCTCTGTGCTGGCAGACCGTCTCCACGCCGCAGATAAAAAGATTGTCACCATTTACAACCAGATCCGTAAACGCAAAGCCGCCAACTAG
- a CDS encoding epoxyqueuosine reductase QueH, translated as MKVLLHTCCGPCTIYPLQVLREKGMDVMGYFYRHNIHPFTECLRREETLREYAEDVGLKMVWQKGYELEEFLRSVAFREKNRCRYCYHARLKAAALVAKKGKFKGFTTTLLYSKFQNHRAIIETGEALGRQYGLEFIYHDFREGWKQGIETSKARGMYRQQYCGCIYSEKDRYYNEKQNH; from the coding sequence TTGAAAGTATTATTGCACACCTGCTGCGGCCCATGCACCATTTATCCGCTCCAGGTGCTAAGGGAGAAGGGTATGGATGTCATGGGATATTTCTACCGCCACAACATTCATCCATTTACGGAATGCCTGCGCCGGGAAGAAACCCTGAGGGAATATGCCGAAGATGTTGGGCTGAAAATGGTATGGCAAAAGGGGTATGAGCTGGAGGAGTTCTTGCGTTCCGTGGCTTTCAGGGAAAAGAACCGGTGCAGGTACTGCTACCATGCCCGCCTCAAAGCGGCAGCCCTGGTGGCCAAAAAAGGAAAATTCAAAGGATTCACCACCACCCTGCTCTATTCAAAATTCCAGAATCACCGGGCCATTATTGAAACCGGGGAAGCCCTGGGCAGGCAATACGGTCTGGAATTCATATACCACGATTTCAGGGAAGGCTGGAAACAGGGAATTGAGACATCCAAAGCCAGGGGCATGTACCGCCAACAATACTGCGGATGTATTTACAGCGAAAAAGACCGGTACTACAACGAAAAACAGAACCATTAG
- a CDS encoding YggS family pyridoxal phosphate-dependent enzyme — protein sequence MQIQNNIKAIEAKIRQHAQDCGRNPDAITLIGVSKRKPAALIRKAIEAGHGNFGENYIQEAMEKIDEIGRNAATWHFIGHLQSNKAKFAVKYFDLIHTVDKVKRAREINKQAAKIGKVQEILIQINIAEEETKSGAGAEEALELARQISSFDNLSVKGLMCMPPFFTDPEEARPYFRAVKQISLDIKNENLSNVTMDHLSMGMSNDFGVAIEEGATLVRVGTAIFGSRD from the coding sequence ATGCAGATTCAGAACAATATCAAAGCCATTGAGGCGAAAATCCGGCAGCACGCCCAAGACTGCGGCAGAAACCCGGATGCAATAACCCTTATCGGGGTCAGCAAACGAAAGCCTGCCGCATTGATCCGCAAGGCAATAGAGGCCGGCCATGGGAACTTCGGTGAAAATTATATTCAGGAAGCCATGGAAAAAATAGATGAAATCGGCCGGAATGCGGCCACCTGGCATTTTATTGGCCACCTTCAGTCCAACAAAGCCAAATTCGCTGTTAAATACTTTGACCTCATCCACACCGTGGACAAGGTGAAACGGGCCAGGGAAATCAATAAACAGGCGGCCAAGATCGGCAAGGTTCAGGAGATCCTGATCCAGATCAATATTGCCGAGGAAGAAACCAAGTCCGGGGCCGGTGCCGAAGAGGCACTTGAACTGGCCCGGCAAATCAGCAGTTTTGATAATCTATCCGTCAAAGGACTGATGTGCATGCCTCCTTTTTTTACAGACCCGGAAGAGGCAAGGCCCTATTTCAGAGCCGTAAAGCAGATCAGCCTGGATATAAAAAATGAAAACCTGTCCAATGTGACCATGGATCACCTCTCCATGGGGATGAGCAACGATTTTGGCGTAGCCATTGAAGAAGGGGCCACCCTGGTACGGGTGGGCACCGCAATTTTCGGGAGCCGGGATTGA